The Panicum virgatum strain AP13 chromosome 5K, P.virgatum_v5, whole genome shotgun sequence genome has a window encoding:
- the LOC120708535 gene encoding protein G1-like7, protein MDPSGPGPSSAVGGGGDAPAAVAPQQRPAQLSRYESQKRRDWNTFLQYLRNHRPPLTLARCSGAHVIEFLRYLDQFGKTKVHAAGCAYYGQPAPPGPCPCPLRQAWGSLDALIGRLRAAYEESGGTPESNPFAARAVRIYLREVRDSQAKARGIPYEKKKRKRAQQQAAEPSSSSSAAAAAGGSGSGSIGSAAAATAAAHQAGGSSAAPSNT, encoded by the coding sequence ATGGATCCGTCCGGGCCCGGCCCGTCGTCGGCcgtgggcggaggcggcgacgcgccggcggccgtggcgccaCAGCAGCGGCCGGCGCAGCTGAGCAGGTACGAGTCGCAGAAGCGGCGGGACTGGAACACGTTCCTGCAGTACCTGCGGAACCACCGGCCGCCGCTGACGCTGGCGCGGTGCAGCGGCGCGCACGTGATCGAGTTCCTCAGGTACCTGGACCAGTTCGGCAAGACCAAGGTGCACGCCGCCGGGTGCGCCTACTACGgccagcccgcgccgccggggcccTGCCCGTGCCCGCTGCGCCAGGCCTGGGGCTCCCTCGACGCGCTCATCGGCCGCCTGCGCGCCGCGTACGAGGAGAGCGGCGGCACGCCCGAGTCCAACCCcttcgccgcgcgcgccgtgcgGATCTACCTCCGCGAGGTACGCGACTCGCAGGCCAAGGCGCGCGGCATCCCCTACGAGAAGAAGAAGCGCAAGCGCGCGCAGCAGCAGGCCGCCGAGCCGTCGTCGagctcgtccgccgccgccgctgccggcgggagcgggagcgggagcatCGGCAGTGCTGCAGCTGCGACGGCCGCCGCTCATCAGGCTGGAGGGAGCAGCGCTGCACCGAGCAACACCTGA
- the LOC120708534 gene encoding thioredoxin-like fold domain-containing protein MRL7 homolog, chloroplastic has translation MLRLPTLTALKPSPPAVSLNLNPIGGGHGRRRKPLFASPAPPPPSPASRPPKPTPEPEAPKPTREARSRNPERPTDAGFPTTKPRKPRRGRRSEAAAVEDFVRGRLEQVFASIRERDPEVLEGKGEILKRKDEERVLDEEEGEELGEEEQKPVAEEEDPSWPLDADVGWGIRASEYFDKHSIRNVTVDGVEIDWEGEVDEGWVKEINCLEWESFAFHPSPLVVLVFERYNRAADNWKFLQELEKAAKVYWNAKDRLPPRTVKVDINIERDLAYALQVRECPQLLFLRGNKILYREKEIRTSEELVQMIAHFYYNAKRPPCVNPEAVASL, from the exons ATGCTCCGTCTCCCCACCCTCACCGCCCTTAAACCCTCGCCCCCCGCCGTCAGCTTGAACTTGAACCccatcggcggcggccatggccggcgccgcAAACCCCTCTTCGCCtcacccgctccgccgccgccttctccggcTTCACGGCCTCCCAAGCCGACCCCGGAGCCGGAAGCACCGAAGCCCACTCGCGAGGCCCGCAGCCGGAACCCGGAGCGCCCCACCGACGCGGGGTTTCCCACGACCAAGCCCCGGAAGccgcgccgcgggcgccgcagcgaggcggcggccgtggaggaCTTCGTCCGCGGCCGCCTGGAGCAGGTCTTCGCGTCCATCCGGGAGCGCGACCCGGAGGTCCTCGAGGGCAAGGGCGAGATCCTGAAGCGGAAGGACGAGGAGCGGGTCCTCGatgaggaggagggcgaggagtTGGGAGAGGAGGAGCAGAAACctgtggcggaggaggaggaccccAGCTGGCCGCTGGATGCCGACGTCGGGTGGGGGATCCGGGCGTCGGAGTATTTCGACAAGCATTCGATCAGGAACGTGACGGTGGACGGGGTGGAGATCGATTGGGAAGGGGAGGTCGACGAGGGATGGGTCAAGGAAATCAATTGCTTGGAGTGGGAGAGCTTCGCATTCCACCCCAGCCCCCTAGTCGTCCTAGTCTTCGAGCGCTACAACAG GGCTGCTGACAATTGGAAGTTTCTTCAAGAATTGGAAAAGGCTGCTAAGGTATACTGGAATGCTAAAGATCGGTTACCTCCTCGG ACTGTGAAAGTTGATATAAATATTGAAAGAGATTTGGCATATGCACTTCAAGTAAGAGAATGTCCACAGTTATTGTTCCTTAGGGGAAACAAGATCTTATACAGAGAAAAAG AGATAAGGACCTCAGAGGAGCTAGTTCAAATGATTGCCCATTTCTACTACAATGCAAAGAGGCCACCTTGCGTTAATCCTGAAGCCGTGGCTTCCCTCTAG
- the LOC120708532 gene encoding probable methyltransferase PMT23 — MAISSALSFLSDRKRPIVVAVILFIVLSSLFLLPNPTPSALPFFSSPSSHLSSSETSIPVSSNASTPEPPTSAASNGVSSSSSAAGSVPVSADASPPVTGTAVASDGVGDSTTDPPRPDATADPGDAEADVPQPDHGTSPAAAEESGSAGNNETAAGVSAERDAEGQGGGAAVEEPVELPSWELCEVGKGVVAADYIPCLDNVKAIKGLKSLRHMEHRERHCPEPRPRCLVPLPERYRRPVPWPRSRDMIWYNNVPHPKLVEYKKDQNWIRKSDNYFVFPGGGTQFKNGVTAYIRFIEQILPNIQWGIHTRTVLDVGCGVASFGGYLLDRNVITMSFAPKDEHEAQIQFALERGIPAFLAVIGTQKLPFPDNSFDVIHCARCRVHWYADGGKPLLELNRVLRPGGYYIWSATPVYRKEQRDKDDWNAMIALTKSICWRTVVRSRDINKIGVVIYQKPTSNSCYLMRKNNEPPLCSESDGSRSPWYTPLDSCLFPAVSSSGGGNSWPISWPERLNMKHSTTSKNTSIQFSQEKIDSEANNWKDLVSEVYLNEFAVNWSSVRNVMDMNAGFGGFASSLIQQPLWVMNVVPVDQPDTLPIIFDRGLIGVYHDWCESFNTYPRTYDLLHMSYLLGSLTKRCHITEVAAEIDRILRPGRWFVLQDTIEVIRKMDPVLRSLHYKTTIIKRQFLVATKGFWRPDSTGPQS; from the exons ATGGCGATCTCCTccgccctctccttcctctccgatCGCAAGCGCCCAATCGTCGTCGCCGTCATCCTCTTCATCGTCCTATCCTCCCTGTTCCTCCTCCCCAACCCCACTCCTTCCGCGCTCCCGTtcttctcctccccctcctcgcaCCTCTCCTCCTCCGAGACCTCGATTCCCGTCTCCTCTAACGCATCTACACCCGAACCCCCGACCTCTGCTGCCTCCAACGGGgtcagcagtagcagcagtgcCGCCGGTTCCGTTCCCGTCTCTGCTGACGCGTCACCGCCTGTAACTGGAACCGCCGTCGCGTCCGACGGGGTCGGCGACAGCACCACCGACCCGCCTCGGCCAGACGCCACCGCCGACCCCGGGGACGCCGAGGCCGACGTGCCCCAACCAGATCACGGCACGTCCCCTGCCGCGGCTGAAGAGAGTGGATCGGCTGGCAACAATGAGACCGCCGCGGGAGTCTCGGCCGAGCGGGATGCGGaggggcaaggcggcggcgccgccgtggaggagcCGGTGGAGCTGCCATCGTGGGAGCTCTGCGAGGTGGGGAAGGGGGTGGTGGCCGCGGACTACATCCCCTGCCTCGACAACGTCAAGGCGATCAAGGGGCTCAAGTCGCTGCGGCACATGGAGCACCGGGAGCGGCACTGCCCGGAGCCGAGGCCGAGGTGCCTCGTGCCGCTGCCCGAGAGGTACCGGCGTCCGGTGCCGTGGCCGCGCAGCCGTGACATG ATTTGGTATAACAATGTTCCTCACCCAAAGCTAGTAGAATACAAGAAGGACCAGAACTGGATCAGGAAATCTGATAACTATTTTGTTTTCCCCGGAGGTGGGACTCAATTTAAAAATGGTGTGACTGCATACATTCGATTCATTGAACAG ATTTTACCAAACATTCAATGGGGAATCCATACAAGAACTGTCCTGGATGTTGGATGTGGTGTTGCCAGCTTTGGTGGATACTTGCTTGACAGGAATGTCATTACCATGTCTTTTGCACCCAAAGATGAGCATGAAGCTCAGATACAGTTTGCGCTGGAGCGTGGGATTCCTGCTTTTTTGGCAGTGATTGGAACACAAAAGCTTCCCTTCCCTGATAATTCATTTGATGTGATCCACTGTGCAAGGTGTAGGGTCCACTGGTATGCTGATG GTGGAAAACCATTGTTGGAGCTCAATAGAGTACTCAGGCCTGGAGGATATTACATTTGGTCTGCAACTCCTGTCTATCGCAAAGAGCAAAGAGATAAAGATGACTGGAATG CGATGATTGCTCTGACCAAGTCGATCTGCTGGAGGACAGTGGTAAGGTCTCGGGATATCAATAAGATCGGGGTTGTTATATACCAAAAACCAACATCAAATTCATGCTACCTTATGAGAAAAAATAACGAACCACCTCTGTGCTCTGAGAGTGATGGATCACGTTCTCCTTG GTACACACCTCTCGATAGTTGCCTGTTTCCTGCTGTTTCAAGTTCAGGTGGAGGAAATAGCTGGCCCATTTCATGGCCTGAAAGACTTAACATGAAGCATTCAACTACATCTAAGAACACTTCCATTCAGTTTTCTCAAGAAAAAATTGATTCTGAAGCAAACAATTGGAAGGACCTTGTTTCAGAAGTATATCTCAATGAATTTGCAGTTAATTGGTCTAGCGTTCGCAATGTTATGGACATGAATGCTGGTTTTGGAGG ATTTGCATCATCTCTTATTCAGCAACCATTATGGGTTATGAATGTTGTGCCTGTTGATCAGCCAGATACATTGCCCATCATTTTTGACAGAGGTTTGATTGGGGTATATCATGACTGGTGTGAATCTTTTAATACATACCCACGAACTTATGATCTTCTTCACATGAGTTATCTCCTAGGGTCCCTTACAAAAAG GTGCCATATCACTGAAGTAGCAGCGGAAATTGACAGAATACTTAGACCTGGTAGATGGTTTGTGCTCCAAGACACTATAGAAGTGATAAGAAAGATGGACCCTGTTCTTCGTTCTCTGCATTACAAGACTACGATTATAAAACGTCAGTTTCTTGTTGCCACAAAGGGCTTCTGGCGCCCTGACAGTACAGGTCCTCAGTCATGA
- the LOC120708529 gene encoding gamma-interferon-responsive lysosomal thiol protein-like isoform X2, with protein MASPRLPLLLRLAPLVLLCLCLSPVCAAGRVPVSVYYETLCPFCSAFVVNDLARIFHDGVSSIADLRLVPFGNGRVSADGSITCQHGEGECQLNAIEACVIRLWPNAEQHFPFVQCVEHLALTRKWDAWQSCFQETGLASQPVIDCYNSGYGRQLELQNAAETNALQPPHQFVPWVVVNGKPLGEDYMNFEAYICSVYDGKLPEACKGKHLAIAQHTRASGGDKVCPVSKIIS; from the exons ATGGCTTCCCCAAgacttcctcttcttctccgccTCGCCCCCCTCGTtctgctctgcctctgcctctcaCCGGTGTGCGCCGCCGGGAGAGTCCCGGTGTCGGTCTACTACGAGACGCTGTGCCCGTTCTGCTCCGCGTTCGTCGTGAACGACCTCGCCAGGATCTTCCACGATGGGGTCTCCTCCATCGCTGACCTCAGGCTAGTCCCGTTCGGCAATGGGCGCGTCTCCGCAGACGGATCCATTACCTGCCAG CATGGAGAGGGCGAGTGCCAACTCAACGCTATAGAAGCTTGTGTGATCAGGCTATGGCCTAATGCG GAGCAGCATTTCCCTTTCGTTCAATGCGTTGAGCATTTAGCACTGACACGGAAATGGGACGCATGGCAGTCTTGCTTTCAGGAAACTGGCCTGGCCTCTCAGCCTGTTATTGACTGCTACAACTCAGGATATGGCAGGCAG CTTGAGCTGCAGAATGCTGCCGAGACGAATGCTCTACAGCCTCCTCATCAGTTTGTGCCATGGGTGGTCGTTAATGGGAAACCGCTTGGTGAG GATTACATGAACTTTGAGGCCTACATCTGCAGCGTTTACGATGGCAAACTTCCAGAGGCGTGCAAGGGGAAGCACCTAGCAATCGCTCAACACACGAGAGCGAGCGGAGGAGACAAGGTGTGCCCAGTTAGCAAAATTATCAGCTAA
- the LOC120708529 gene encoding gamma-interferon-responsive lysosomal thiol protein-like isoform X1, with product MASPRLPLLLRLAPLVLLCLCLSPVCAAGRVPVSVYYETLCPFCSAFVVNDLARIFHDGVSSIADLRLVPFGNGRVSADGSITCQHGEGECQLNAIEACVIRLWPNAEQHFPFVQCVEHLALTRKWDAWQSCFQETGLASQPVIDCYNSGYGRQLELQNAAETNALQPPHQFVPWVVVNGKPLGEDYMNFEAYICSVYDGKLPEACKGKHLAIAQHTRASGGDKRNPHEVAVALAIGIALWFGL from the exons ATGGCTTCCCCAAgacttcctcttcttctccgccTCGCCCCCCTCGTtctgctctgcctctgcctctcaCCGGTGTGCGCCGCCGGGAGAGTCCCGGTGTCGGTCTACTACGAGACGCTGTGCCCGTTCTGCTCCGCGTTCGTCGTGAACGACCTCGCCAGGATCTTCCACGATGGGGTCTCCTCCATCGCTGACCTCAGGCTAGTCCCGTTCGGCAATGGGCGCGTCTCCGCAGACGGATCCATTACCTGCCAG CATGGAGAGGGCGAGTGCCAACTCAACGCTATAGAAGCTTGTGTGATCAGGCTATGGCCTAATGCG GAGCAGCATTTCCCTTTCGTTCAATGCGTTGAGCATTTAGCACTGACACGGAAATGGGACGCATGGCAGTCTTGCTTTCAGGAAACTGGCCTGGCCTCTCAGCCTGTTATTGACTGCTACAACTCAGGATATGGCAGGCAG CTTGAGCTGCAGAATGCTGCCGAGACGAATGCTCTACAGCCTCCTCATCAGTTTGTGCCATGGGTGGTCGTTAATGGGAAACCGCTTGGTGAG GATTACATGAACTTTGAGGCCTACATCTGCAGCGTTTACGATGGCAAACTTCCAGAGGCGTGCAAGGGGAAGCACCTAGCAATCGCTCAACACACGAGAGCGAGCGGAGGAGACAAG AGGAATCCGCACGAGGTGGCCGTTGCACTTGCCATTGGTATCGCCCTATGGTTCGGATTATGA